In one window of Episyrphus balteatus chromosome 3, idEpiBalt1.1, whole genome shotgun sequence DNA:
- the LOC129913795 gene encoding uncharacterized protein LOC129913795 isoform X3, producing MEAAAAVDADGGGSPMKKPTKFGKRIQLPIPIKQIVSLDQLRQRFADTAMPPKEIEVIVNSPDSKRKTIKKLKHSPNEFYTFCTCQQCLEYREVILQLMDDQMKTRSTWEILQATLRKAYQPILKNTLSQKKYEELLERDKSPWRTTGDMNHAKAQHLNFICDLSLTENMVSVLLSALLLVDDPHQLFELMNFQIECVVKAYWEGFAEIAKIQDKKIPAEDMLSYVLDGYEELCSVSESISRFLFAFENHHLNKFCLTWTMLNKRMYQQYVYLNVTDTMLACIITLKEDELTKKRSTLIKKYIQFDDEMIQIDRTWKETWVALNLYNLSDEERNRRIRLKTIHNLFDVIRNDVTGTCTQCIDISEWATNENRQLVWQSMLAFVAKSSVESFSGHINTLVCDDKCKECNEMLEYHIGSCKCVTCAIAGGPLPPKRSPNSTCVKCLTLSRAEKDGTLYESKILNVCASDDLFAYKTKDKRRTNSIEDLSDASSLKDEVFNEPDELYEYHLSWAVFKHLRDRKPFHYSKIEEKYFCVNCKLPSCLLARKILNNELALALSWHLIDHYQPLLMTHEDLNIMLKNIMVYNQKVVTAKVGLDPKLDDEVFKIYWSFAVSVIACYFIDYDDDSYLNLDYFELANNDIQLLTSRIKGAEQDGKFFQFLDKISVLALAEMDLKDRNNRTFDSSSEASSVTDSPDRIKHNVAQYLRRDSSKLAHNTEEVRTPESEPPEPVTPTESLPPKKCGKDKTKKCCFDHADMSDHCKENHSNKKRIKKECNHARMNETRDRLRKKLSQLVNARKNVKAPILRPPHQQPHCSKTLTPPELEEPSLADSKIDEDDDSLECLSTLCKRITHQPHKQIPQQTVTKKVPPTPQVQSQLAEAQQLSVESQAAPPPPPPPAAVAAAAAKKRSSPSASGRQRANDIFALLENLPEVSVKKWVNETLSFIEGSNETKGPVNEKKAAKKAKQKQRREEMKRIAELQDLRAQFHNIYLREFTSKNELRFMKACKKKDKKKISEYEANVKKLNRAKANVETNILELIATVKQTNSEFKFSYLPTKEQQIEKLQMIAKEIITANNSPQQKPLNGAQPTSNSSISASGSLPPAAPSAAATVISQQENNLNGGAFYSIPYANANNFPPFVMPNMVASQNVQMCYAPNQPTDMSDPSKRIVTIRRVNLPNVPEPQVTVTAKGSSPDKDKLLYTFVNGQIVQTSQQQPQTSSSSSVPRRAPSPPITPVSNVEKTKTQLKKERKRAKKQAELDEEQARLAREEELRREEELKREEELKRQEEELKRLEEEIKKSSESSKMNLKKANKKKQNKVDKVAASKPKKTTPAPSVTTSSSQATTRENSVCSQKVKPKPIVQLREKPPEVVEVNSSVERRDKEKRQKFIDNGQFDNNQFKMLHLDDFVSSDSADSDAEVEEEIEVKKETTPIPVPTPPKVKTTSEPVTTANATNIPKKSTIESKAKSVKQQQQQPVPQQIVSVEKPAKNQKQVSSSSSSSNNNNNTNSRRGENRDRNNRMNKSIPVASSSSGQERSSNINNNDRNRNSKPNNAPLTVTSNRRLSTQSQQYSSAPPQPSSTSAQQQQQKPSQREQMPTTEKPKRSRKSKNKSQPGNNNYASSSAVPQPPTSVAGHNNQVGSSKSRRNQSVIHSAGPSAGGRMMESGNSLNQAMQNLRLTSNNYPQLPPQEQQQQQQQQHHDRQQQHHLFSQQQLASNVSIMDQLNRGVQVENLSLPPGITLTKVDPSKSEQLRAKSESIKRLSKPLSSQAPVSNMHASQPTIITPGFFPNISNFGASDQSGVIMVEAMGAKQQKPHQQQHQQGMPLNDASKVSKNRKRRNKKKSSDTFKASASGQQSRTDGSSSSSSAQPKMVTLRNPMFGNMMPQSSPSVMPIPSRVPIAPLPMDQPASIIKNENGMFTIRNPALQAAVANGMPVANYRQFTGNYYTPPQENVAPAPPATSSLGNPNLASSFSYFSNNNNSNTTGGSVRSSSQPIPDDPFAIQSNGYGCDLNNDGSLRGNASGGGGGGKCISAIGSEIKTAQQLKQRSKDSQWQNYAAAAQDSAPSVGSQDNACGYIGSSLQSNYYNGYDVFSSSSGGSQQLSSSGSLFENSDCPLHHNCEDSPPPTITGFNHYLDGIPNTGIIRYDDASFLKTLMPGQNLNNEVSIHNVNDSNFARNATSPVAHRVEITPVYGGNRSSSNLFNSSCSNASQYSPTKGFAPPTHLGNAEFTGDRDVESFKRFSYDFEPPKEKQKVNININDLFMKASRSGNSSRSSPYLDDPTLALDGFVQNLAALKLTDDQCPSVNGNLNAGTSPNGWW from the exons ATGGAAGCTGCTGCCGCCGTTGACGCCGATGGCGGCGGCAGTCCAAtgaaaaaaccaacaaaattcgGAAAGCGAATTCAGTTACCAATTCCAATTAAACAAATTGTTTCACTCGATCAATTGAGGCAGCGTTTTGCCGATACGGCAATGCCACCGAAAGAAATTGAAGTGATTGTCAATAGTCCTGATTCGAAGAGG aaaactattaaaaaactcAAACATAGTCCAAATgagttttatacattttgcacATGCCAACAATGTTTGGAATATCGAGAAGTTATATTGCAATTGATGGATGATCAAATGAAGACGCGCAGTACGTGGGAAATATTGCAGGCAACGTTGAGGAAGGCTTATCAGCCGATACTTAA aaATACTTTATCACAAAAGAAATATGAAGAACTTTTGGAAAGAGATAAATCTCCTTGGCGGACAACTGGAGACATGAATCACGCCAAGGCTCagcatttgaattttatttgtgaTTTGTCGTTGACGGAGAATATGGTTTCAGTACTTTTGAGTGCGCT TCTTCTGGTGGATGATCCTcatcaactttttgaattaatgaatttCCAAATTGAATGCGTTGTCAAAGCTTATTGGGAAGGTTTTGCTGAAATAGCAAAAATTCAAGACAAAAAGATACCAGCCGAAGATATGCTCTCCT ATGTCCTTGATGGTTACGAAGAACTCTGTTCGGTTTCGGAAAGCATATCAAGGTTTCTCTTTGCCTTTGAAAATCATCATCTTAACAAGTTTTGTTTAACATGGACAATGTTAAATAAACGAATGTATCAACAGTATGTTTATTTAAATGTAACTGATACTATGTTGGCATGTATTATAACA CTTAAAGAAGATGAATTAACAAAAAAGCGTTCAACCCTAATCAAAAAGTACATTCAATTCGATGATGAAATGATTCAAATCGATCGAACTTGGAAAGAAACATGGGTAGCtttgaatttatataatttatctGATGAAGAACGAAATCGTCGAATACGTTTGAAAACAATACACAATTTATTCGATGTAATTCGAAATGATGTCACAGGGACGTGCACTCAATGTATTGATATTTCCGAATGGGCAACGAATGAAAATCGTCAGCTAGTTTGGCAAAGTATGCTGGCATTTGTTGCGAAATCTAGCGTAGAGTCGTTTAGCGGTCATATAAACACACTGGTGTGCGATGACAAATGCAAAGAATGTAATGAAATGCTAGAATATCATATTGG ATCTTGCAAGTGTGTTACATGTGCAATTGCTGGAGGACCTCTACCGCCAAAGAGATCACCGAATTCAACATGCGTCAAGTGTCTTACCCTTTCGCGTGCAGAGAAGGATGGAACACTATACGAGTCGAAAATTCTAAATGTCTGTGCCAGCGACGATCTGTTCGCATACAAGACTAAAGATAAACGACGAACGAATAGCATAGAAGATTTAAGTGATGCTTCATCGCTTAAAGACGAAGTCTTCAACGAGCCTGACGAATTGTACGAGTACCACTTGTCTTGGGCGGTTTTCAAGCATCTAAGAG atcgaAAACCGTTTCATTATTCAAAGATAGAGGAGAAGTACTTTTGTGTCAATTGTAAATTACCCTCGTGTCTGCTGGCCAGAAAGATATTAAATAATGAACTTGCGCTAGCATTATCCTGGCATCTAATTGATCATTATCAACCTCTTTTAATGACACACGAAGATCTTAATATTATGCTTAAAAACATTATGGTTTATAATCAAAAAGTGGTCACAGCAAAAGTTGGTTTAGATCCGAAATTGGATGACGAAGTATTTAAAATCTATTGGTCTTTTGCTGTTTCGGTTATTGCGTGCTATTTTATAGACTATGATGATGATAGTTATTTAAATTTAGATTATTTTGAGTTAGCAAATAATGATATACAATTGCTGACGTCACGTATTAAAGGTGCCGAACAAGATGGGAaattttttcagtttcttgaTAAAATCTCTGT aTTGGCTTTAGCTGAAATGGACTTGAAGGACAGAAACAATAGAACTTTTGA TTCGTCATCGGAAGCATCAAGCGTGACGGACAGTCCAGATAG aaTAAAACATAACGTAGCACAATACTTAAGAAGAGACAGTAGCAA attagcCCATAACACCGAAGAAGTTCGAACTCCTGAATCAGAACCACCGGAACCTGTTACTCCAACTGAATCGCTTCCTCCTAAAAAATGTGGCAAAGATAAaacgaaaaaat GCTGCTTCGATCATGCTGACATGTCTGACCATTGCAAGGAGaatcattcgaataaaaaacgCATCAAAAAG GAATGCAATCATGCCCGTATGAATGAAACTCGGGATAGACTGCGCAAAAAACTTTCTCAATTAGTAAATGCACGTAAGAATGTAAAAGCACCAATTTTAAGGCCGCCACATCAGCAGCCTCATTGCTCAAAAACACTTACCCCACCCGAACTGGAGGAACCCAGTTTAGCTGACTCCAAAATCGACGAAGACGACGATAGCTTGGAGTGTCTCAGTACTTTATGCAAGCGAATTACCCACCAACCCCATAAACAAATACCACAACAAACTGTGACGAAAAAGGTGCCCCCTACACCTCAGGTTCAATCACAATTAGCAGAAGCTCAACAATTATCTGTTGAATCACAAGCGGCACCACCGCCACCTCCACCACCGGCAGCAgtagctgctgctgctgctaaaAAACGATCAAGTCCATCAGCATCGGGTAGACAACGTGCAAATGATATTTTTGCTCTTCTTGAAAATCTTCCCGAAGTTAGTGTCAAAAAGTGGGTCAATGAGACACTCAGCTTCATCGAAGGCTCGAATGAAACTAAAGGTCCAGTCAATGAGAAGAAAGCTGCCAAGaaggcaaaacaaaaacaacgcCGTGAGGAAATGAAACGCATAGCCGAATTGCAAGACCTCCGAGCTCAATTCCATAATATTTATCTAAGAGAGTTTACATCCAAGAATGAACTGCGATTCATGAAAGCATGcaaaaagaaagacaaaaagAAAATCTCAGAATATGAAGCAAATGTGAAGAAACTAAACCGAGCAAAGGCAAATGTGGAAACTAACATTCTCGAGTTAATAGCCACTGTTAAGCAGACAAATTCTGAGTTTAAATTTTCCTATCTGCCAACCAAAGAGCAACAAATCGAAAAACTCCAAATGATCGCTAAGGAAATTATAACTGCCAATAATTCACCCCAGCAGAAACCATTGAATGGTGCACAGCCCACAAGCAACTCCTCTATTTCGGCATCTGGATCATTGCCACCTGCAGCACCATCAGCTGCTGCTACTGTTATATCACAGCAAGAGAATAATCTAAATGGGGGTGCCTTCTACAGTATTCCCTATGCGAATGCCAATAACTTTCCGCCCTTTGTCATGCCGAATATGGTTGCCTCACAAAATGTTCAAATGTGCTATGCCCCTAATCAGCCAACCGATATGTCAGATCCCTCCAAGCGGATCGTCACTATACGTCGGGTCAATTTGCCCAATGTACCCGAACCTCAGGTTACGGTCACAGCCAAAGGTTCCTCACCCGACAAGGACAAGTTGTTGTACACTTTTGTCAATGGACAAATTGTTCAAACTAGTCAGCAACAGCCGCAaacatcatcgtcgtcgtcagtACCCCGAAGGGCTCCATCACCTCCAATCACTCCGGTGTCgaatgttgaaaaaacaaaGACCCAACTTAAAAAGGAGAGAAAACGAGCGAAAAAACAAGCCGAACTAGATGAAGAACAAGCTCGTCTAGCTCGTGAAGAAGAACTGAGACGTGAAGAGGAATTGAAACGCGAAGAAGAGCTCAAACGGCAAGAGGAAGAATTAAAACGGCTCGaagaggaaattaaaaaatcctccgagtcttcaaaaatgaatttgaaaaaagcaaacaaaaagaaacaaaataaagtcgACAAAGTTGCAGCCAGCAAACCAAAGAAGACAACACCAGCTCCTTCAGTTACAACCAGCAGTAGCCAGGCAACTACTCGTGAGAATTCTGTATGCAGTCAAAAAGTTAAACCCAAGCCAATTGTTCAACTTCGTGAAAAACCACCGGAAGTTGTCGAAGTCAATTCTTCCGTCGAACGCAGGGACAAAGAAAAACGTCAAAAATTCATTGACAATGGCCAATTTGATAACaatcaatttaaaatgttgCATTTAGATGATTTCGTATCATCTGATTCAGCAGATTCAGATGCTGAAGTGGAGGAagaaattgaagttaaaaaagaaacaacaccAATTCCTGTTCCAACACCACCAAAAGTTAAAACTACTTCTGAGCCAGTAACCACTGCCAATGCAACTaacattccaaaaaaatcaaccaTTGAATCAAAGGCAAAATCTGtcaagcaacaacaacaacaacctgtTCCACAACAGATTGTATCAGTGGAAAAGCCAGCCAAGAATCAAAAACAAGTTTCCTCCTCATCCTCGTCCTCCAATAACAACAATAACACGAATTCAAGACGAGGTGAGAATAGGGATAGAAATAATCGCATGAATAAGTCAATTCCAGTAGCTTCCTCCTCCTCAGGGCAAGAACGCTCCTCCAATATTAACAACAACGATAGGAATCGTAACTCAAAGCCCAATAATGCTCCATTAACAGTTACATCAAATCGAAGACTGTCCACTCAATCACAACAATATTCGTCAGCTCCTCCCCAACCATCATCAACATcagcacaacaacaacaacaaaaaccatCACAACGTGAACAAATGCCGACTACAGAAAAGCCCAAACGATctcgaaaatcgaaaaataaatcTCAGCCTGGTAACAACAACTATGCCTCCTCATCTGCTGTACCACAACCCCCAACATCAGTTGCTGGACATAATAACCAAGTTGGCTCATCCAAATCAAGACGAAATCAATCTGTGATACATTCTGCTGGGCCAAGTGCTGGTGGTAGAATGATGGAATCAGGCAATTCGCTCAATCAAGCAATGCAGAATCTTCGTTTGACCTCGAATAATTATCCACAATTGCCGCCACAAgaacagcaacaacagcagcagcagcaacaccaTGACAGGCAGCAGCAGCATCATTTGTTCTCACAGCAACAACTTGCCTCAAATGTCAGTATCATGGACCAATTGAATCGTGGTGTTCAAGTGGAGAATTTATCTCTGCCGCCTGGTATAACCCTTACCAAGGTTGATCCGAGTAAGAGTGAGCAGCTACGTGCCAAATCAGAGTCGATAAAGagactttcaaagcctttatCATCTCAAGCTCCAGTTTCCAATATGCATGCATCACAGCCTACAATTATTACTCCGGGATTCTTCCCGAATATATCGAATTTTGGAGCCTCTGATCAAAGTGGGGTTATTATGGTTGAAGCAATGGGAGCTAAGCAACAGAAGCCCCATCAACAACAGCATCAACAAGGTATGCCTCTGAATGATGCATCTAAAGTATCCAAAAATCGAAAACgtcgaaataagaaaaaatcatcAGACACTTTTAAAGCATCAGCCAGTGGACAACAGTCCAGAACTGAtggttcatcatcatcatcttctgcTCAACCAAAAATGGTTACATTACGTAATCCTATGTTTGGCAATATGATGCCGCAGAGTAGTCCTTCAGTAATGCCGATTCCCAGCCGTGTACCAATTGCTCCATTGCCAATGGATCAACCGGCTTCCAtaatcaaaaatgaaaatggaaTGTTTACGATTCGTAATCCAGCTTTGCAAGCTGCCGTTGCTAATGGCATGCCAGTGGCAAATTATCGTCAGTTTACTGGAAACTACTATACACCGCCACAGGAGAATGTAGCTCCTGCACCTCCTGCAACCAGTAGTTTAGGTAATCCGAACTTGGCAAGTTCTTTCTCGTATTTTTCGAACAATAACAATAGTAACACTACTGGTGGAAGTGTTCGATCAAGCAGTCAGCCAATTCCTGACGATCCATTTGCCATTCAAAGCAATGGATATGGATGTGATCTCAACAATGATGGGTCATTGAGAGGCAATGctagtggtggtggtggtggtggtaagTGTATTTCGGCCATTGGCAGTGAAATAAAAACTGCCCAACAATTGAAGCAGCGATCAAAGGACTCACAGTGGCAAAATTATGCTGCTGCAGCTCAAGATAGTGCACCATCAGTTGGAAGTCAGGATAATG CATGCGGATATATTGGATCTTCCCTGCAATCCAACTATTACAATGGTTACGATGTCTTCTCATCGAGTTCAGGTGGAAGCCAGCAGCTATCTAGTAGCGGAAGTTTGTTTGAAAATAGTGACTGTCCTTTGCATCATAATTGCGAGGACTCACCGCCGCCAACGATAACTGGATTTAATCACTATTTGGATGGAATTCCCAATACTGGAATCATTCGATACGATGATGCTTCATTCCTTAAGACCTTGATGCCGGGACAGAATTTAAACAATGAA gtTTCTATTCATAATGTGAATGATTCAAATTTCGCTAGAAACGCAACATCACCGGTAGCCCATCGCGTCGAGATAACTCCAGTCTATGGTGGCAATCGTTCGTCGTCGAATCTCTTCAATAGCAGCTGTTCAAATGCCAGCCAATACTCACCAACCAAAGGTTTTGCACCACCAACTCATCTCGGAAATGCCGAGTTTACTG GTGATCGTGATGTGGAGTCTTTCAAGCGTTTCAGCTATGATTTCGAGCCACCAAAAGAGAAGCAGAAAGTAAACATCAATATCAACGATCTATTCATGAAGGCCAGTCGCAGTGGCAATAGCTCACGTTCGTCGCCATACTTGGATGATCCTACATTGGCATTGGATGGTTTTGTGCAGAATTTGGCAGCTCTAAAGCTAACCGACGATCAGTGTCCATCTGTTAATGGCAACTTGAATGCTGGAACCAGCCCCAATGGTTGGTGGTAA